One window of Felis catus isolate Fca126 chromosome D4, F.catus_Fca126_mat1.0, whole genome shotgun sequence genomic DNA carries:
- the LOC101097928 gene encoding olfactory receptor 1361-like: protein MATRNRTEVTEFFLLGLSSWEEMQPVIFGIVLAMYLVALMGNALLVIVALSDPKLQTPMYFLLSQLSFIDMFLTTITVPQMLVHTLSVNRIISFNCCMIQLFCFMAVGSMEGHLLAAMAYDRYVAICDPLRYSAIISRGLCLRITLTSWVVVSLNSLLYSVLVTRLTFCGNQVTHFFCDITPLLKLSCTRPVVNEMLIFTEGVAVVVSPFFFILGSYARIAVAIARTHSVAALRKALSTCSSHILVVLLLYGSVIHMYLRPSSSYDLDQDRQVAMFYTVVTPMLNPLIYSLRNQEVKGALRRLFRKLCISRNFQPGPR, encoded by the coding sequence ATGGCCACTAGAAACAGGACAGAAGTAACTGAATTTTTCTTATTGGGCCTGTCAAGCTGGGAAGAGATGCAGCCAGTTATTTTTGGGATTGTCCTTGCCATGTACCTGGTGGCGCTTATGGGCAATGCCCTATTAGTAATTGTTGCCCTCTCAGACCCCAAGCTTCAGACTCCAATGTATTTCCTGCTCAGTCAGCTTTCCTTTATTGACATGTTTCTGACAACCATCACTGTTCCCCAGATGCTGGTGCACACACTGTCTGTGAATAGAATCATCTCCTTTAATTGCTGCATGATCCAGCTCTTCTGTTTTATGGCTGTGGGCAGCATGGAAGGCCACTTGCTGGCtgccatggcctatgaccgctatgttGCTATCTGTGACCCATTAAGATACTCTGCCATCATCAGCCGTGGCCTCTGCCTGCGTATAACCTTGACCTCGTGGGTGGTTGTCAGCCTCAACAGCCTGCTTTATAGTGTGTTGGTCACCCGCTTAACCTTTTGTGGCAACCAGGTCACCCATTTCTTCTGTGACATCACACCCTTGTTAAAACTCTCCTGCACCCGACCAGTGGTCAATGAAAtgctaatatttactgagggcGTAGCTGTGGTGGTCAGCCCCTTCTTCTTCATTTTAGGTTCCTATGCCCGCATTGCTGTTGCCATAGCTCGCACGCATTCAGTTGCTGCCCTGCGCAAAGCCCTGTCCACATGTAGCTCCCACATTCTGGTTGTGCTGCTCCTGTATGGCTCTGTGATCCACATGTATCTCCGGCCATCCTCCAGCTATGACTTGGACCAGGATCGCCAAGTCGCCATGTTTTACACAGTAGTTACTCCTATGCTAAACCCACTgatctacagcctgaggaaccAGGAGGTTAAGGGAGCTCTGCGAAGGCTTTTCAGGAAACTCTGCATCTCAAGAAACTTCCAACCTGGTCCCAGGTAA